The Methanocalculus alkaliphilus genome segment TGATGAGCCCATCATCCCGGGGGCCGATGGGGAGTCGAAATGTACGTTCCCCATTGACTATTGTCATGATGAGGAGTGAGTCATTCTGAATGGAATAGTGGTAATTGGCATAATGGTTCCAGCAGAGCATATTGATGGTGGTATTATCACTGTGAGTCTGGGGATATAACCGCAGATATCGCTCGATTGCATCCCTGCTCTCCAGCGTTACCGGTGAAAAATCATCTAAAGAGAGCATTTCTTCCTTTTATTTATACAGCATCGGGATATATTGTATCATCGGTTGGAACCCTATCCTCTCATAGAAGGGGTCTGAGCCGGGTTCTGCAATCAGTCCGATCCAGCCGATGCCATCTTCCGCGCAGAGATCAATAAGATGCCTGACTATCTCCACTCCGATGCGGCATCTCCGGTACTGCCTGAGGACAACAAGATCCTGAATGTAGGCATCCGAGACTCCGTCAGATATCGTCCTTCCCATACCTACGGCAGAGCCGGTTCTCTCATCAACGGCGACGACGAACC includes the following:
- a CDS encoding GNAT family N-acetyltransferase produces the protein MTEGSTQGRRPAIALYAVTEWDTEEIVHLYREAGWWDENYDAGNIPAIILGSHRFVVAVDERTGSAVGMGRTISDGVSDAYIQDLVVLRQYRRCRIGVEIVRHLIDLCAEDGIGWIGLIAEPGSDPFYERIGFQPMIQYIPMLYK